A window of Candidatus Vicinibacter proximus contains these coding sequences:
- a CDS encoding SET domain-containing protein-lysine N-methyltransferase, which translates to MRICVLQPDYGSSSVDYQNYDPRRDLSSLMPEATIDHVFLNKLTTYKQLKELSGHSYDVFLNLCEGYLEWDIPSIDVIHSLELLNLPYTGPNAELYDPPKDLMKYVAYCEGINTPAYYKVNDQSDLSSITNHLKFPMFVKPIKAGDSLGIDDQSKVNTPQNLFKKIESLRNEYRDILIEEYIPGREFTVLVVADESKPRKCRSFKPVEYIFPENFAYKTYTLKTSELHPEANKPCEDKKLDKILREAAERIFKAFNGVGYARLDFRVTDSNEVYFLEINFTCSVFYSEGYEGSADYILKYDGIGQEGFLRLIVDEGIKRYKSRSKKYEMKGNAISGFGIYAKMGFKKGEVIFKGEERAQRIVTKRYVHKNWNIDDKRFFKQYAYPLSNQVYCLWDNNPTEWAPQNHSCDPNTQYKGLDVIALREIFPGEELSLDYANFLDEQAESFVCQCNSPKCKGVISGVQNNSVSKREDVQDMRVQNRVLKTIDRQ; encoded by the coding sequence ATGAGAATTTGTGTTTTACAACCAGATTATGGATCTTCATCAGTGGATTATCAGAATTATGATCCCAGAAGGGATTTATCCAGTCTGATGCCTGAAGCTACTATTGATCACGTTTTTTTGAATAAGCTTACTACTTATAAGCAACTGAAAGAATTGTCTGGACATTCTTATGATGTATTTCTCAATCTTTGTGAAGGCTATCTCGAATGGGATATTCCTTCCATAGATGTTATCCATAGTTTGGAATTGCTTAATCTTCCGTATACAGGTCCAAACGCTGAATTGTATGATCCACCAAAAGACTTAATGAAATATGTCGCATATTGTGAAGGCATCAATACACCGGCATATTACAAGGTAAACGATCAGTCAGACTTGAGTTCTATCACTAATCATCTGAAATTTCCAATGTTTGTTAAACCAATAAAAGCAGGTGATAGCCTTGGAATAGACGATCAATCAAAAGTTAATACACCACAAAATCTTTTTAAAAAAATTGAGTCTTTAAGAAATGAATACCGGGATATCCTCATTGAAGAATATATTCCGGGAAGAGAGTTCACCGTCCTTGTGGTTGCAGATGAAAGTAAGCCAAGGAAATGCCGGAGTTTTAAACCAGTAGAATATATTTTTCCTGAAAATTTTGCTTATAAAACATATACCTTAAAGACTTCAGAATTGCATCCTGAAGCCAATAAACCATGTGAGGACAAAAAACTGGACAAAATTTTAAGGGAAGCAGCTGAAAGAATTTTCAAAGCTTTCAATGGTGTTGGATATGCAAGATTGGATTTCCGAGTGACCGATTCAAATGAAGTTTATTTTTTAGAAATCAATTTTACATGTTCCGTTTTTTATTCTGAAGGTTATGAGGGATCGGCAGATTATATTTTGAAATATGACGGAATCGGGCAGGAAGGCTTTTTGAGACTGATTGTTGATGAGGGGATAAAAAGGTATAAATCCAGATCTAAAAAGTATGAGATGAAGGGCAACGCCATTTCAGGATTTGGAATTTATGCAAAGATGGGATTTAAGAAAGGAGAAGTTATATTTAAGGGTGAGGAGCGAGCACAAAGAATAGTAACTAAGCGATATGTCCACAAAAACTGGAATATAGATGATAAGAGATTTTTCAAACAATACGCATATCCTTTGAGCAATCAGGTGTATTGTTTGTGGGACAATAATCCTACGGAATGGGCGCCTCAAAATCATAGTTGCGATCCAAATACACAATATAAAGGACTTGACGTAATAGCGCTCAGAGAAATTTTTCCCGGAGAGGAGTTAAGTCTGGATTATGCAAATTTTCTAGATGAGCAAGCGGAGTCTTTTGTATGTCAATGCAATTCTCCAAAGTGCAAAGGTGTTATTTCGGGGGTCCAGAATAATTCTGTAAGCAAGAGAGAAGATGTTCAAGATATGCGTGTGCAAAATCGTGTTTTGAAAACTATCGATCGTCAGTGA